The DNA window CCCATCTTTATAAGCAAAAGTACTCTCTTGTACAAATATTATCTTAAATATCTAAACATTGCTTCTTTGGATCTTTTTGAATATCAGAAGTATGTCAAAGCAATTTAGAAATGTCCTATTCTAGCAATTTAAAAATGTCCGGTTTTGTTATCTCGTAAACTAATAACCTCTAGGCTTTTTATAAATATCTCGGGGTTTGGGGCAGAGCCCCAAACCCTGAGATATTTATGAAAAGCCTAGAGGCAGCTTGAGAGCTACGTCTGTGATGAAACAACGTACCCATTGTGCTGGATAAGAAAACGGTAAAACCGGACATTTCTAAATTGCTTAACCGGACATTATCAAATTGCTCCTACATTGAATATCAGAAGTATACCCAAGAGATGTCATCCGTGATACCCTCGAAAATAAGTGTCTAACACAGGGTTGTTTAGTAAAACCCTGGGTTCTAACCAACTTAAACCGCAATAGGTTGCTCGCGTTCCATTTCTAAATCTTTTTCAATGAAGTCATAGGTTAGCGTCTTGGTTAAGCGCTCGACTGTCTCTTGATGAGAAAGGTTCATGTGCAGGGGGGTTACGGAAATATAGCCGTTTTGGACTGCCCACAGATCACTATTGATGGATGGGTTTTCCTCTTCGTGGAGCACCCCAAGCCAGTAATAAGGTTTTCCTCTTGGATCTATGCATTCGACCATATTGCTTTTCTTTGCACGTTTGCCATGCGGGACAACGCGGATTCCTTCAACCTGATCCGTCGTTCGGCGCGGAAAATTGACGTTGTAGAGTAAATTTTCCAGCCATTTGCCCTTATATAGTTCATAAATGAGACGGGGTGCAAATTTTTCAGCCGTACCCCATTCCACCTTACTGGCCTCCTGAGTAGCCTGGCTGAAAGCAATAGCCTTAATGCCATGTAACGTAGCTTCCATAGCCGCGGCAATAGTTCCAGATTGCGTTATATGCTCTCCAAGGTTTTCACCCTGATTAACACCAGAGAGAA is part of the Pseudomonadota bacterium genome and encodes:
- the surE gene encoding 5'/3'-nucleotidase SurE, coding for MTYPRRILITNDDGIRAPGLAVLERVAHQLSDDVWVVAPQSDQSGRGHAITLNHPLRLNKVGDKHYSVEGTPTDCVTIALETLLKDNPPDIVLSGVNQGENLGEHITQSGTIAAAMEATLHGIKAIAFSQATQEASKVEWGTAEKFAPRLIYELYKGKWLENLLYNVNFPRRTTDQVEGIRVVPHGKRAKKSNMVECIDPRGKPYYWLGVLHEEENPSINSDLWAVQNGYISVTPLHMNLSHQETVERLTKTLTYDFIEKDLEMEREQPIAV